One Malus domestica chromosome 11, GDT2T_hap1 genomic region harbors:
- the LOC103413259 gene encoding aspartic proteinase nepenthesin-2-like has translation MAGVQAFVSTILFLSLITFSTFHPTHSKPNGFSLRLIPRDSPESPLYPGNLTVHERIERLVRFSKARARYVELTSGSNSTADLNQIELTLLRDNFFYIVQIALGTPKVPQLLLLDTGGGLIWTQCQPCVACYPQQGNPIFDSTTSSTYRKLPCDHPLCSGANPLYQCANNECVYNIGYGGGATTRGVASFETFTFPTDTAENVIFGCSKENRNIQFSKSGYISGVMGLSLSPDSLVTQLADKTKKTFSYCLLPFTDALINPGFVKFGDEIPLPAGNVYTSPFVTPPGQHYYYLNLLDISVGLKRLGFPPGTFTIGQGGTGGFFIDSGALIPQLNTDASGRNAYREVMRAFQQWYDGLKLTRIGKVPEGLALCYKYTPDFNQFATLTYHLQDANYVVDGKYAHVFNKDAGYFCVAMMPGNGKSMLGAWHQQNMRVTYNGNINSLQFSVETCPS, from the coding sequence ATGGCTGGAGTCCAAGCTTTTGTTTCAACAATTCTCTTTCTTTCACTCATCACATTCTCCACATTCCATCCAACGCATTCAAAACCTAATGGTTTCAGCCTCCGGTTGATCCCTAGAGACTCACCGGAATCGCCTCTATACCCCGGAAACCTCACAGTACATGAACGTATCGAAAGATTGGTCAGGTTCTCGAAAGCCAGGGCGCGCTACGTGGAATTAACTTCCGGTTCAAATTCCACCGCAGACCTCAACCAAATAGAACTTACTTTGCTTCGTGACAACTTCTTCTATATCGTGCAGATTGCGCTTGGAACCCCAAAAGTCCCCCAGCTCCTGCTTCTCGACACTGGTGGTGGCCTAATTTGGACTCAGTGCCAGCCTTGTGTTGCATGTTACCCACAACAAGGTAATCCCATTTTCGATTCAACAACATCGAGCACATACCGAAAGCTTCCGTGCGACCACCCTCTGTGTTCAGGTGCCAATCCCCTTTACCAATGTGCTAACAATGAATGCGTCTACAATATTGGTTATGGTGGTGGCGCAACAACTCGAGGTGTTGCTTCCTTTGAAACATTCACATTTCCGACTGATACAGCCGAAAACGTGATCTTCGGTTGTTCGAAGGAAAACAGAAACATTCAGTTCTCAAAGAGTGGTTACATTTCGGGGGTAATGGGGTTGAGCTTGAGTCCGGATTCACTAGTGACCCAACTCGCTGATAAAACCAAAAAAACTTTCTCATACTGTTTGCTCCCTTTTACTGATGCACTAATAAACCCTGGTTTCGTTAAGTTTGGGGATGAAATACCATTACCAGCTGGAAATGTTTACACAAGTCCGTTTGTAACACCACCTGGACAACATTACTACTACCTAAATCTTTTGGATATAAGTGTTGGGTTGAAACGCCTAGGGTTTCCACCGGGTACCTTTACAATTGGGCAAGGTGGCACCGGTGGTTTCTTCATCGATTCTGGTGCCCTAATCCCTCAACTCAATACAGATGCCAGCGGACGCAATGCCTACAGGGAGGTGATGAGGGCATTTCAACAATGGTATGACGGTTTAAAACTTACAAGGATCGGTAAAGTGCCTGAAGGGCTGGCATTGTGCTACAAATATACGCCGGATTTCAATCAATTCGCCACATTAACGTACCATTTGCAAGATGCTAATTACGTCGTTGATGGGAAATATGCTCATGTCTTTAACAAAGATGCGGGGTACTTTTGCGTAGCAATGATGCCTGGAAATGGGAAGTCTATGCTTGGAGCATGGCATCAGCAGAATATGAGGGTCACCTACAATGGCAACATCAATTCACTTCAATTTTCGGTCGAGACTTGTCCTAGTTAA